A window of the Candidatus Liberibacter solanacearum CLso-ZC1 genome harbors these coding sequences:
- the secD gene encoding protein translocase subunit SecD, which yields MRNNPWLVSLYAVICCIGMLVALPNFLSQSALDAFPSFVPKNRIALGLDLRGGSHLVLEADEEDFIGGLLQMHLHDLQSFLKKEGVNILSLRQMKNKISISFSDSISKGNIVDKVRFFFRGIAFKLNLDQKNNFLITQNSDQDISIVLIPYKIDQAIARAIEQSMEIVRQRIDQMGISEPTIQRLGSNRILIQLPGEQNPSRLRQLLGTTAKMSFHNVLSNNRNKGFSLGASFLRDNNGNQYLVEDKIQISGTHLNGAVARFDPKTNQSVVDISFDDIGARLFFEVTRNNIGRSLAVVLDGKVLTAPVINQAIPNGKAQISGNFTIETAGVLAVMLRAGALPVKLNIVEERSVGADLGGDSIYKGTYAILAGLVLIILFMIVLYGRWGLLANFSILLNIILTLALLSLLGATLTLPGIAGIVLGIGLAVDSNILVNERIREESRKNKSVFYSLDMGFSRAYSTIVDSNLTALISTVILFFCGSGPVRGFAVTMGLSIVVSMFTAISIVRAMMIFIVRYKKIKSINIRSLLGFSLIPDHTTIRFMKARFVGIGTSIILSIASISLLFTHGLNYGIDFDGGIQIGVYADKPVDLSIVRSNLESLQIGDISFQSFDGDKNFLVRLKYQPGGSPAQARVLEEVKKKITEIIPFAKIPHTEIVGPKISRELIRKGVLGVVLSALAMFIYIWIRFEWHFAVGAITTLVLDITKTLGLFSLFDLEFNLTAVAAILTLIGYSVNDKIVVYDCMRKNMRLSSALSFRNLIDKSINETLGRSVYTSMSAFLSVLPMAIWGGSVVSSFAIPMAFGIFIAASSSVFIAAPILLFIGDWRFKNTTR from the coding sequence ATGCGCAATAATCCTTGGCTTGTAAGCTTATATGCAGTGATTTGTTGTATAGGAATGCTTGTTGCATTGCCTAATTTTCTTTCACAATCTGCTTTAGATGCATTTCCTTCTTTTGTACCCAAAAATCGTATTGCTTTAGGGCTGGATTTACGAGGAGGTTCTCATTTAGTTCTTGAGGCAGATGAAGAAGATTTTATTGGTGGATTATTGCAAATGCATTTGCATGATTTACAATCTTTTTTAAAGAAAGAGGGCGTAAATATTCTTTCATTGCGTCAGATGAAAAATAAAATTTCTATTTCTTTTTCCGATTCTATATCCAAAGGAAATATCGTCGATAAAGTTAGATTTTTTTTTCGAGGGATTGCTTTTAAATTAAATTTAGATCAAAAAAATAATTTTTTGATTACGCAAAATAGCGACCAAGACATATCAATTGTATTGATTCCATATAAAATTGATCAGGCAATTGCTCGTGCAATTGAACAAAGTATGGAAATTGTGCGTCAACGGATTGACCAAATGGGTATCAGTGAGCCAACGATACAGCGTTTGGGATCGAATCGAATACTTATTCAACTTCCAGGAGAGCAAAATCCATCACGCTTGCGTCAATTATTAGGCACAACGGCTAAAATGAGTTTTCATAACGTTTTGTCAAATAATCGTAATAAAGGGTTTTCGCTTGGTGCGAGTTTTTTAAGGGATAATAATGGAAATCAATATCTTGTGGAAGATAAGATTCAAATTTCTGGAACACATTTGAATGGTGCTGTTGCTAGGTTTGACCCCAAAACAAATCAATCTGTAGTTGATATTAGTTTTGATGATATAGGGGCTCGTCTTTTTTTTGAAGTTACACGTAATAATATAGGAAGATCTTTAGCCGTAGTGCTTGATGGAAAAGTTTTAACTGCTCCGGTTATTAATCAAGCCATTCCAAATGGTAAAGCACAAATATCTGGTAATTTTACGATCGAAACAGCTGGAGTTTTAGCAGTAATGTTGCGTGCTGGTGCTTTACCTGTAAAATTAAATATTGTGGAAGAGCGAAGTGTTGGAGCAGATCTTGGCGGTGATTCTATTTATAAAGGGACATATGCTATTTTAGCGGGATTAGTTCTTATTATTCTTTTTATGATTGTTCTATATGGACGATGGGGTCTTCTTGCTAATTTTTCTATCCTTTTAAATATTATTCTTACTCTTGCTCTTTTGAGCCTTTTAGGTGCTACTTTAACTCTTCCAGGAATTGCTGGAATTGTTCTGGGTATAGGGTTGGCAGTTGATTCTAATATATTAGTAAATGAACGTATACGGGAGGAAAGTCGCAAAAATAAGAGCGTTTTTTATAGTTTAGATATGGGTTTTTCTCGTGCTTACTCTACTATAGTAGATTCTAATCTTACGGCACTGATATCGACTGTTATTTTGTTTTTTTGTGGAAGTGGACCAGTTCGTGGTTTTGCAGTGACGATGGGCTTGTCAATCGTAGTTTCAATGTTTACAGCAATTTCTATTGTTCGGGCTATGATGATTTTTATTGTAAGATACAAAAAAATTAAATCTATAAATATTAGATCGTTATTGGGATTTTCTTTGATTCCTGACCATACTACTATACGGTTTATGAAAGCCCGTTTTGTGGGTATAGGTACTTCTATCATTCTTTCCATTGCTTCTATTTCTTTATTGTTTACGCATGGATTAAATTATGGAATTGATTTTGATGGGGGAATCCAAATAGGTGTTTATGCCGATAAGCCCGTAGATTTATCTATTGTGCGTTCTAATTTGGAATCATTGCAAATAGGCGATATATCCTTTCAAAGTTTTGATGGAGATAAGAATTTTCTTGTGCGGTTAAAGTATCAGCCTGGCGGTAGTCCTGCTCAGGCTCGTGTTTTAGAGGAGGTTAAGAAAAAAATAACGGAAATAATTCCTTTTGCTAAGATACCACATACAGAGATAGTCGGTCCGAAAATTTCAAGAGAATTAATAAGAAAAGGAGTCTTGGGAGTTGTTTTATCTGCACTTGCAATGTTTATTTATATTTGGATTCGTTTTGAATGGCACTTTGCTGTAGGTGCAATTACAACTCTTGTATTAGATATAACTAAAACATTGGGATTGTTTTCATTGTTTGATCTTGAATTTAATCTAACAGCTGTTGCGGCGATTTTGACACTAATTGGTTATTCGGTTAATGATAAGATTGTAGTATACGATTGTATGCGTAAAAATATGCGGCTTTCTTCAGCTCTCTCTTTCCGAAATTTAATAGATAAGTCTATCAATGAAACTTTAGGTCGTAGTGTTTATACTTCTATGTCCGCTTTTCTTTCTGTATTACCTATGGCTATTTGGGGTGGTAGTGTTGTATCAAGCTTTGCAATTCCGATGGCATTCGGTATTTTTATAGCAGCTTCTTCATCTGTTTTTATTGCTGCACCAATATTGCTCTTTATTGGTGACTGGCGTTTCAAAAATACTACTAGATAA
- a CDS encoding cation:proton antiporter domain-containing protein, producing the protein MSHDTPFMTTIIGGFVLAFIFGAIANRCRLPTLIGYLVAGILVGPRTPGFVASQSLVPALAEIGIILLMFGVGLHFSVKDLLSVRGIAFPGAIIQIVLSTVLGALMGIVVGWSLGGSIVFGLALSIASTVVLLKALQENRILETDRGKIAVGWLIVEDLVIVLALVFIPAAASSYSLGSSAANPLSSFVSQCVGFDIGIPGLIIITLLKVVAFIGVMLVFGRRVIPWILHMIFYTGSRELFRLGVLAIALGFAYGSSQLFGVSLSLGAFFAGMILAESELSQSAAQESLPLRDAFSVLFFISVGMMFNPDVLISNPILLIMSVIVVVFGKSLIAFMVVIAFGRSVATALTIAASLSQIGEFSFILAALGVELGILPDRARDLIVASSIISIILNPLIFILAESLQSIIIFRCSKLLRKTSGCMESDAHTCIEQDVQEEVLMESVLEQKEVDLQKTDLCDHVVLVGYGHIGKIIVQNLKAAGISILVIEDSEKRIEELRSLEIDVIYGNATLTEVLSMANIEKARSLVVSISTAFEAAYITQEARNANPSVLIIALAGSESEIEHLTRYGADTVVMSAREIAFGMLDRLNQVHHETVTYNKGSSKDNIDLKDQSITEAI; encoded by the coding sequence ATGTCGCACGATACACCTTTTATGACGACTATTATAGGAGGATTTGTACTGGCCTTTATTTTTGGAGCCATTGCAAATCGATGCCGTTTACCGACATTAATAGGTTATCTGGTTGCTGGTATTCTTGTGGGGCCTCGTACTCCAGGCTTTGTTGCAAGTCAATCTTTAGTCCCTGCACTTGCAGAGATAGGAATCATTCTATTGATGTTTGGAGTAGGACTACATTTTTCTGTCAAAGATCTTCTTTCAGTGCGTGGTATTGCTTTTCCTGGTGCTATTATCCAGATTGTTTTAAGTACAGTGCTTGGTGCTTTAATGGGAATCGTAGTAGGATGGTCTTTGGGGGGTAGTATTGTATTTGGTCTTGCTCTTTCCATTGCGTCTACGGTTGTTCTTTTAAAAGCTCTGCAGGAAAATCGCATACTTGAGACAGATCGTGGAAAGATCGCTGTTGGATGGTTAATAGTTGAAGACCTTGTAATAGTTCTTGCGCTTGTTTTTATACCTGCCGCGGCAAGTAGTTATTCATTGGGATCTTCTGCTGCTAATCCTTTGTCTTCTTTTGTCAGCCAATGTGTAGGTTTTGATATAGGAATTCCAGGGCTAATTATTATTACTTTGTTAAAAGTTGTTGCTTTTATTGGGGTGATGTTAGTCTTTGGAAGACGGGTCATTCCTTGGATATTGCACATGATATTCTATACAGGATCTCGAGAGCTTTTTCGTCTTGGTGTGTTAGCTATAGCGCTCGGATTTGCGTATGGATCCTCGCAACTTTTCGGAGTTTCTCTATCGCTTGGCGCTTTTTTTGCAGGAATGATTTTGGCGGAGAGTGAGCTCAGCCAAAGTGCTGCACAAGAGAGCCTGCCTTTGCGTGATGCTTTTTCGGTTCTTTTCTTTATTTCAGTAGGGATGATGTTTAATCCTGATGTTTTGATCAGTAATCCTATTCTGTTAATAATGTCAGTAATCGTTGTTGTCTTTGGAAAATCTTTAATAGCATTTATGGTAGTAATTGCTTTTGGGAGATCTGTTGCAACAGCTTTGACAATTGCTGCAAGTTTGTCGCAAATTGGGGAGTTTTCTTTTATCTTAGCTGCTCTGGGAGTAGAATTAGGAATATTACCGGATCGGGCTCGAGACCTTATCGTTGCCTCTTCTATTATATCTATTATTTTAAATCCACTTATATTCATTTTAGCCGAATCTTTACAATCTATAATTATTTTTCGTTGTTCAAAACTTTTAAGAAAAACAAGTGGTTGTATGGAATCTGATGCTCATACGTGTATAGAACAAGATGTACAAGAAGAAGTTCTTATGGAATCTGTTTTAGAGCAGAAAGAGGTTGATTTACAAAAGACAGATCTTTGTGATCATGTTGTTTTGGTTGGCTATGGTCATATTGGTAAAATAATAGTGCAAAATTTGAAAGCAGCGGGTATCTCGATTCTTGTTATAGAAGATTCTGAAAAGAGAATTGAAGAATTGCGTTCATTGGAAATTGATGTGATATACGGCAATGCAACTCTTACAGAAGTTCTTTCAATGGCAAATATTGAAAAAGCTCGTTCTCTTGTTGTATCTATTTCCACTGCTTTTGAAGCGGCATATATCACGCAAGAAGCACGGAATGCTAATCCATCTGTATTGATTATTGCTCTTGCTGGTTCTGAATCTGAAATAGAACATCTGACTCGATATGGAGCAGATACTGTCGTTATGAGTGCACGGGAGATTGCTTTTGGTATGTTGGATAGATTAAATCAAGTGCATCATGAAACAGTTACTTATAATAAAGGCAGTAGCAAAGATAACATTGATTTAAAAGACCAATCTATAACAGAGGCTATTTAA
- a CDS encoding rhamnan synthesis F family protein, whose product MIFFPIVYRLIPKSEFRDCSLCNFQMVSSKNRKLSIFLPVSGCRKGYLLFVSRRENWNFDSNHLVIRKVSFFLGFFFWIRSLFLFKRYQTLRYDENRIIAYGSRIGKKFFACSNKDMLARGVPFDGEKIHRFPRLLHGWDSPSSEKIASVKIQSRVAIVVHIYYADLWAEIANLLSGLNFSFDLHITLVTEIASIKSEILKRFPNAHIYVMENYGRDIRSFLKLLEGGKLDSYDYVCKIHGKKSKRNGHVWWDGDLWRRWLFFDLLGAPGIALEIIKTFEKYPKIGMIGSRTYRYDQKISLGNNREFVCAIANKMGVSFEDTKIDFFGGTMFWVRPQALDPIKNLALTQYFKSKVDMVGLDGCLEHAIERCFSISVEKANFDLAYVDCLSEESDNKSSRISSTIA is encoded by the coding sequence ATGATATTTTTCCCCATTGTATATCGTTTGATTCCGAAATCTGAATTTCGGGATTGTTCTCTATGTAATTTTCAGATGGTCTCATCGAAAAATAGAAAATTATCAATCTTTTTGCCGGTGAGTGGGTGTAGAAAAGGTTATCTTTTATTTGTTTCCCGTCGTGAGAATTGGAATTTTGATAGTAATCATCTTGTTATTCGTAAGGTTTCTTTTTTTTTAGGATTTTTTTTCTGGATACGGTCTTTATTTCTTTTTAAGCGTTATCAGACATTACGTTATGATGAGAATCGTATTATTGCATATGGTTCCAGAATAGGAAAAAAATTCTTTGCTTGTTCTAACAAGGATATGCTAGCACGAGGTGTTCCTTTCGACGGGGAAAAAATACATCGTTTTCCAAGGTTGTTGCATGGATGGGATTCTCCTTCTTCAGAAAAGATTGCGTCGGTTAAAATACAATCAAGAGTAGCGATCGTTGTTCATATTTATTATGCTGATCTTTGGGCGGAAATAGCTAACCTTTTATCAGGTCTGAATTTTTCTTTTGATTTACATATCACACTTGTTACAGAGATCGCATCCATAAAATCGGAAATTTTAAAACGTTTTCCTAATGCTCATATTTATGTAATGGAGAATTATGGTCGTGATATTCGTTCTTTCTTAAAATTGCTTGAAGGGGGAAAGTTAGATTCTTACGACTACGTATGTAAAATTCATGGAAAGAAATCAAAGAGGAACGGGCATGTTTGGTGGGATGGAGATTTGTGGAGAAGGTGGCTTTTCTTTGATCTTCTTGGAGCACCTGGTATTGCTTTAGAAATTATTAAAACTTTTGAAAAATATCCTAAAATAGGTATGATTGGTTCTCGCACATATCGTTATGATCAAAAAATTTCTTTAGGAAATAATCGAGAATTTGTTTGTGCCATTGCCAATAAAATGGGTGTTTCTTTTGAAGATACAAAGATTGATTTTTTTGGGGGGACAATGTTTTGGGTTCGTCCTCAAGCCCTAGATCCTATAAAAAATTTAGCTCTTACGCAATATTTTAAATCAAAGGTCGATATGGTAGGTTTGGATGGGTGTCTGGAGCATGCCATTGAAAGGTGTTTCTCTATCTCTGTTGAAAAGGCAAATTTTGATCTTGCTTACGTTGATTGTTTGTCAGAAGAATCAGATAATAAATCGTCACGAATCTCTAGTACAATTGCTTAA
- the rfbA gene encoding glucose-1-phosphate thymidylyltransferase RfbA: MRGIILAGGSGTRLKPMTDLISKQALPVYNKPMIYYPLSVLMNSGIREILIISAPRDLLFFKKLLGSGEKWGMSFSYIEQPFPGGLAQAYILGAEFVGDSPSVLILGDNIFYGAEIPTFFQKAREQKKGATIVACHTQDPNRYGIVEVDSCNRAISIEEKPITPKSSFAVTGLYFYDKEVVNIARSLQPSARGELEITDVNCHYLKEGLLSVDFLSENSAWFDAGTPESLFDTSLFVRNIENRLGFGFAYPEEIAYRRNFISLDQFVRLIDNFGNSSYGLYLKNVIEHKKYN, encoded by the coding sequence ATGAGGGGTATAATTCTTGCTGGCGGTTCTGGTACACGTCTTAAGCCGATGACGGATTTAATTTCTAAACAGGCGTTACCAGTTTATAATAAGCCAATGATTTATTATCCATTGAGTGTTTTAATGAATTCGGGTATCCGTGAAATCTTGATTATTTCTGCACCAAGAGATCTTCTTTTTTTTAAGAAACTTCTTGGATCGGGAGAGAAATGGGGAATGAGTTTTTCATATATAGAACAGCCTTTTCCAGGTGGTTTAGCACAGGCTTATATTTTGGGGGCAGAATTTGTTGGAGATTCTCCTTCAGTCCTTATTTTAGGTGATAATATCTTTTATGGTGCAGAGATACCTACTTTTTTTCAGAAAGCGCGTGAGCAGAAGAAGGGTGCTACGATAGTAGCTTGTCATACACAAGATCCTAATCGTTATGGTATTGTTGAAGTGGATTCTTGTAATCGAGCTATTTCGATAGAGGAAAAGCCTATAACACCGAAATCTTCCTTTGCGGTTACAGGACTTTATTTTTATGACAAAGAGGTTGTTAATATAGCCCGTAGCCTTCAACCTTCTGCTCGTGGAGAGCTGGAAATTACGGATGTTAATTGCCATTATCTTAAGGAAGGTTTGCTTTCGGTAGACTTTCTAAGTGAAAATAGCGCTTGGTTTGATGCAGGTACACCGGAATCGTTATTTGATACTTCTTTGTTTGTTAGAAATATTGAAAATCGTCTGGGATTTGGTTTTGCTTATCCCGAAGAGATTGCTTATCGCCGTAATTTTATTTCTTTAGATCAGTTTGTGCGGCTTATTGATAATTTTGGAAATTCTTCCTATGGACTTTATCTCAAAAATGTTATTGAGCACAAAAAGTATAATTAA
- the rfbD gene encoding dTDP-4-dehydrorhamnose reductase: MKFLVIGNNGQVATSLFNLSGKNTEVIRLGRPDIDLLKPKDFVKIFLSFAPDVIINPAAYTAVDKAEDEPHNAFAINTEGAGAVAAAAESIGVPCIHISTDYVFDGSSQTPLCETSPTNPLGIYGKSKLAGEEKVMSCTDNYVILRTAWVYSLFGTNFFLSMLRLSKEYREISVVCDQFGTPTSASQIAIAVIQIARNLVNNSDNSLRGIFHMTANGGPVSWADFAEYIFLVSTELGGNSCKVRRISTNQYPTKARRPAYSFLDCSKLEKIHNVRISSWKEGVRNIFIK, translated from the coding sequence ATGAAGTTTCTTGTAATCGGTAATAATGGGCAGGTCGCAACATCGTTATTTAATCTATCTGGAAAAAATACTGAGGTGATTAGGCTTGGGCGTCCAGATATTGATCTTTTAAAGCCAAAGGATTTTGTAAAAATTTTTTTGAGTTTTGCTCCTGATGTCATTATCAATCCTGCTGCGTATACAGCGGTTGATAAGGCGGAAGACGAACCTCATAATGCCTTTGCTATTAATACAGAAGGCGCTGGAGCTGTTGCAGCAGCAGCGGAATCAATTGGAGTTCCTTGTATTCATATATCTACAGATTATGTTTTTGACGGCTCATCCCAGACTCCTCTTTGTGAAACATCTCCAACTAATCCTCTTGGTATATATGGAAAGAGCAAATTAGCTGGAGAGGAAAAGGTAATGTCCTGTACGGACAACTATGTTATTTTACGTACAGCATGGGTTTATTCTCTTTTTGGGACAAATTTTTTTCTTTCTATGTTACGCTTATCCAAGGAATATCGTGAAATAAGTGTTGTATGTGATCAATTTGGAACGCCGACTTCAGCTTCGCAAATTGCCATTGCAGTTATTCAAATTGCACGTAACTTAGTGAATAATTCTGATAATTCGTTGAGAGGAATATTCCATATGACGGCAAATGGGGGGCCTGTTAGTTGGGCAGATTTTGCTGAATATATTTTTTTAGTGTCGACAGAACTAGGGGGAAACTCTTGTAAGGTTCGTCGAATTTCTACAAATCAATACCCAACAAAAGCACGTCGTCCAGCATATTCCTTTCTTGATTGTAGCAAATTAGAAAAGATCCATAACGTACGAATTTCTTCGTGGAAAGAAGGGGTTCGTAATATTTTTATTAAATGA
- the rfbB gene encoding dTDP-glucose 4,6-dehydratase: MRIIVTGGAGFIGSALCRYLINDLKIQVLVIDKLTYAGNLDSLKQISQSDLFSFLQADICDRESIRLALKEFQPDAIMNLAAESHVDRSIMGSDEFIATNIMGTFVLLEETRLWWSCLPGYKKDHFRFLQVSTDEVYGSLDEGLFSEDNPYCPSSPYSATKASSDYLALAWQCTYGIPILLSNCSNNYGPYQFPEKLIPLAITRMIKGSHVFLYGDGKNVRDWLYVEDHVRALYLVLTKGRIGERYNIGGNNERENIDIVFQICHLLDVLHPKPYPHSDLVLFTKDRLGHDRRYAIDFSKIKKELGWYPQENKDSGLDKTVHWYLDNSWWWHPLYKELNLSNFSNLKD; encoded by the coding sequence ATGCGTATAATTGTCACTGGAGGCGCAGGTTTTATTGGATCAGCATTGTGTCGATATTTAATAAATGATCTAAAGATACAAGTTTTGGTCATAGACAAATTGACTTATGCGGGAAATTTAGATTCTCTAAAGCAAATTTCTCAAAGCGACTTGTTTTCATTTTTACAAGCAGATATTTGTGATCGGGAGAGTATTCGTTTAGCTTTAAAAGAATTCCAGCCAGATGCCATTATGAATCTTGCAGCAGAAAGTCATGTTGATCGTTCTATTATGGGATCCGATGAATTTATTGCCACTAATATTATGGGTACTTTTGTGTTGTTAGAGGAAACAAGATTATGGTGGTCATGTTTGCCTGGATATAAAAAAGATCATTTTCGTTTTTTGCAGGTCTCAACAGATGAAGTTTATGGATCTTTGGATGAAGGATTGTTTTCTGAAGACAATCCGTATTGTCCGTCTTCTCCTTATTCTGCGACCAAAGCTTCTTCCGATTATTTAGCTCTTGCATGGCAATGTACGTATGGCATTCCAATTTTATTATCTAATTGCTCTAATAATTATGGGCCATATCAGTTCCCTGAAAAATTAATACCTTTAGCTATTACGAGAATGATAAAGGGGTCGCATGTTTTTCTTTATGGAGATGGGAAAAATGTGCGTGATTGGTTGTATGTTGAAGATCATGTACGGGCATTATATTTAGTTCTTACCAAGGGAAGGATTGGGGAAAGATATAATATTGGTGGCAATAATGAAAGGGAAAACATTGATATCGTCTTTCAGATTTGTCATTTATTAGATGTATTGCATCCAAAGCCTTATCCTCATTCTGATTTGGTTCTTTTTACAAAAGATCGTCTTGGACATGATCGTCGTTATGCTATTGATTTTTCTAAGATAAAAAAAGAATTAGGATGGTATCCTCAAGAAAACAAGGATAGTGGATTAGATAAAACCGTACATTGGTATTTGGACAATAGTTGGTGGTGGCATCCTTTATACAAAGAATTAAACCTTAGTAATTTTTCTAACTTGAAAGATTAA
- the rfbC gene encoding dTDP-4-dehydrorhamnose 3,5-epimerase: protein MKIINPVRILKTKILEDDRGWFSETYNDNCFKKNGFKDVFVQDNHSFSLNTGTIRGLHFQKPPHAQAKIVRCVSGRIFDVAVDVRKDSPTYGNWISLEISASSGLQIYIPIGFAHGFMTLEPNTEVIYKVTDFYSSSHDSGVLWQDKSIGIRWPLLEKVSPSLSDKDMNLPFLNQLDSPFTYDGFPLLPLDMDRDMSCV from the coding sequence ATGAAAATTATTAATCCTGTACGTATTTTAAAAACGAAAATATTGGAAGATGATCGAGGTTGGTTTTCGGAAACCTATAATGATAATTGTTTTAAAAAAAATGGGTTTAAAGATGTCTTTGTGCAAGATAATCACTCATTTTCTTTGAATACTGGCACAATAAGAGGATTGCATTTTCAAAAACCTCCTCATGCTCAAGCAAAAATTGTTCGGTGTGTTTCTGGTCGAATTTTTGATGTCGCTGTGGATGTACGGAAAGATTCTCCCACTTATGGTAATTGGATTTCTTTGGAAATTTCCGCAAGTAGTGGTTTGCAAATATATATCCCTATTGGATTCGCGCATGGGTTTATGACGTTAGAGCCGAATACAGAAGTGATTTACAAAGTAACAGATTTTTATTCTTCGTCCCATGATTCTGGTGTTTTGTGGCAAGATAAAAGTATAGGTATTAGATGGCCGTTGTTGGAAAAAGTATCGCCTTCTTTATCAGATAAAGACATGAATCTTCCGTTTTTAAATCAATTAGATAGTCCATTTACTTATGATGGATTTCCTCTTCTTCCATTGGATATGGATAGGGATATGTCATGCGTATAA
- a CDS encoding glycosyltransferase family 2 protein: protein MPVYKVKQEWLKTAIESVRNQIYPHWELCIAEDCAGNVDNVLLLKKYANMDPRIKVVFRTTTGHITASSNSASQLVTSDWIALLDHDDILHPTALYYVAESINANPNAELLYSDEDKINENNTIRSDPYFKYDFNIDLFYAHNMISHLGVYKTTTFRKIGGFRKGFEGSQDYDLVLRFLQHIDLSQIIHIPRVLYHWRIHDSSTAKTINNKSYATETSKRALNDYFKRHGIKAKAKSTIYGFYTNYQLPNPKPLISIIIPVHNQYAPLKKCLENLYQKTSYRNFEVIVVDNNSTDSHTLSFLQKIQKDYQRLSVIVDKTQPFNFSQIMNNAVPHAKGQYLCFLNDSTQVINDHWLLEMLKIAAQPKVGAVGARLWYLTPRIFFKKPKKRLQHGGIIMGVDGIASNKNKNHTGCHTIPNCQFFAMHLIHSVSAVTSACMLVSKKCFVEINGFDDKNTPVAFSDVDFCLRAIEAGYRNIFTPFADLYQYKSATRKYGALNIEFKQVCQYMTKRWEKIIKNDPCYNPNLNILSEGNHNLAYPPRLKHFYNPQKNKTKNKKIELKKLYL, encoded by the coding sequence ATGCCCGTATATAAAGTCAAACAAGAATGGTTAAAAACGGCGATAGAATCTGTTCGAAACCAGATTTATCCTCATTGGGAATTATGCATTGCAGAGGACTGTGCTGGAAATGTCGACAATGTATTGCTGCTCAAAAAATATGCGAATATGGATCCACGTATTAAAGTGGTTTTTCGAACAACAACTGGGCATATTACCGCTAGTTCCAATAGTGCTTCTCAATTAGTAACAAGTGATTGGATTGCTCTTTTAGATCATGATGATATATTACATCCAACAGCACTATATTACGTTGCAGAAAGCATTAATGCCAATCCAAATGCTGAGCTCCTTTATTCCGATGAAGATAAGATAAATGAAAACAATACAATAAGATCTGATCCTTATTTCAAATATGATTTTAATATTGATCTTTTCTATGCGCACAATATGATTAGCCATCTAGGGGTTTATAAAACTACAACTTTTAGAAAAATAGGGGGATTTAGAAAAGGATTCGAAGGATCGCAAGATTATGATCTAGTATTAAGATTTTTACAACACATTGATCTTTCACAAATTATACACATACCACGTGTTCTTTATCACTGGCGTATCCATGATTCTAGTACAGCTAAAACAATAAATAATAAAAGTTATGCAACAGAAACGTCAAAACGTGCTTTAAATGATTATTTTAAACGCCATGGTATAAAAGCAAAAGCAAAATCTACTATTTATGGATTCTATACTAACTATCAACTTCCTAATCCTAAGCCTTTGATCAGTATTATTATCCCCGTTCACAATCAGTATGCTCCCCTAAAAAAATGTCTGGAAAATCTTTACCAAAAAACCTCTTATCGCAATTTTGAAGTAATTGTCGTTGATAATAACTCAACCGATTCCCATACATTGTCTTTTTTGCAAAAAATACAGAAAGATTATCAAAGGTTATCTGTCATAGTTGATAAAACCCAACCTTTTAATTTTTCACAAATAATGAATAATGCTGTACCACATGCCAAAGGCCAATATTTGTGTTTTCTTAATGACAGCACACAAGTCATTAACGATCACTGGCTATTGGAAATGCTAAAAATAGCAGCCCAACCAAAAGTTGGAGCCGTTGGCGCACGTCTATGGTATCTTACTCCTAGGATTTTTTTTAAAAAACCTAAAAAACGCCTACAACACGGTGGTATCATTATGGGTGTAGATGGAATCGCATCAAACAAGAATAAAAATCATACCGGATGCCACACTATTCCTAATTGTCAGTTTTTTGCAATGCACCTTATACATTCAGTAAGCGCCGTCACGAGCGCTTGCATGCTTGTAAGTAAAAAATGCTTTGTAGAGATCAACGGATTTGACGATAAAAACACACCAGTTGCGTTTAGTGATGTGGATTTCTGTTTAAGAGCTATAGAAGCTGGTTATCGAAATATTTTTACACCTTTTGCAGACTTATATCAATATAAATCGGCCACAAGAAAGTATGGTGCTCTAAATATAGAATTTAAACAAGTATGCCAATATATGACAAAACGTTGGGAAAAAATTATAAAAAATGATCCTTGTTATAATCCCAACCTCAACATATTATCTGAAGGAAATCATAACTTAGCATATCCACCTCGTCTTAAACATTTTTATAATCCTCAGAAAAATAAAACAAAAAATAAAAAAATAGAATTAAAAAAACTTTACTTATAA